One part of the Enterobacter pseudoroggenkampii genome encodes these proteins:
- a CDS encoding LysR family transcriptional regulator: MRYSPEALNAFVETVAAGSFSAAARRLRKSQSTISTSIANLEADLGFELFDRSARQPVLTVQGEQVLGYVQAILAASTRLDELAVSLTAQTEARLTFVLSDTLNPDVLEEMMKQFDARFPHTEFECLIGEEEDVIDLLQKERAQVGLTEARDGYPTDIGAIRLPMQTRMAIYVATTHPLAGQHDVQRDELHGWRELRLSTYLEREAEIARGPVWSAPNYLLLLSMAVQGFGWCVLPCALVDEFAAAKSLVQLNVPGWPRAIGIDLLWNKRSPPGVAGSWLRQYLQDAR, translated from the coding sequence ATGCGCTATTCACCCGAAGCCCTTAACGCATTTGTCGAGACCGTTGCGGCGGGCTCTTTTTCTGCGGCCGCCCGCCGGCTGCGTAAAAGCCAGTCGACGATCAGCACGTCCATTGCCAATCTTGAAGCCGATCTCGGTTTCGAGCTGTTTGACCGCTCGGCGCGCCAGCCGGTGTTAACGGTCCAGGGAGAACAGGTGTTGGGCTACGTGCAGGCTATCCTGGCCGCCAGCACGCGGCTGGACGAGCTGGCGGTGTCGTTAACGGCGCAAACGGAGGCGCGTCTGACGTTTGTCCTTTCCGATACCCTCAACCCGGACGTGCTGGAAGAGATGATGAAACAGTTTGACGCGCGCTTTCCCCATACGGAATTCGAATGTCTGATTGGCGAGGAAGAGGACGTGATCGATCTGTTGCAAAAAGAGCGAGCGCAGGTTGGCCTCACCGAAGCGCGAGACGGTTATCCTACGGATATCGGCGCTATCCGGCTGCCGATGCAGACCCGCATGGCGATCTATGTCGCGACCACGCATCCGCTGGCCGGACAACATGACGTTCAGCGTGACGAGCTGCACGGCTGGCGAGAGCTGCGGCTGAGCACCTATCTGGAGCGCGAGGCGGAGATCGCGCGCGGGCCCGTCTGGTCAGCCCCGAATTACCTGTTACTCTTGAGTATGGCGGTTCAGGGATTTGGCTGGTGCGTCTTGCCGTGCGCGCTGGTGGATGAGTTTGCCGCCGCGAAATCCCTGGTACAGCTCAATGTTCCCGGCTGGCCGCGGGCGATCGGCATCGATCTGCTGTGGAATAAGCGATCCCCTCCCGGCGTAGCCGGAAGCTGGCTGCGGCAGTATCTGCAGGATGCGCGCTGA
- a CDS encoding multidrug/biocide efflux PACE transporter, producing MQHQDALQRKLPERIFHAVCFEGIATAILAPTAAWLMQRSVVEMGGLTIILATTAMLWNIIYNFGFDRFWPVQRVKRTAKVRALHALGFECGFIVIGVSIVAAVLGVTLLQAFTLEIGFFLFFLPYTMFYNWAYDCLREKFLKRRQQRRALAG from the coding sequence ATGCAACATCAGGATGCACTCCAACGTAAACTGCCGGAGCGGATCTTTCATGCTGTCTGTTTTGAAGGGATTGCGACGGCGATCCTCGCCCCTACGGCGGCGTGGCTCATGCAGCGTTCCGTGGTGGAGATGGGTGGGTTGACCATTATTCTGGCCACCACCGCCATGCTGTGGAACATTATTTATAACTTCGGCTTCGACCGTTTCTGGCCGGTTCAGCGCGTCAAACGTACGGCAAAAGTGCGTGCGCTGCATGCGCTGGGGTTTGAATGCGGGTTTATTGTAATTGGCGTGTCGATTGTCGCCGCCGTGCTGGGCGTCACCCTGCTTCAGGCATTCACGCTGGAAATAGGTTTCTTCCTGTTCTTCCTGCCGTACACCATGTTCTACAACTGGGCATACGATTGCCTTCGCGAAAAATTTCTTAAGCGTCGCCAGCAACGGCGCGCCCTGGCAGGCTAA
- a CDS encoding amino acid permease: MSKIWSKDETLWSFALYGTAVGAGTLFLPIQLGSAGAIVLFITALVAYPLTYWPHRALAQFILSSKTKGNEGITGAVSHYYGRKIGNLITTLYFIAFFVVVQIYAVAITNSLTEQLAKHLTVDTAVRVLVSLGVVLVLNLIFLMGRHITIKVMGFLVFPLIAYFLFVSLYLIGSWQPSLLTSQMAVDRHTLHQVWISIPVMVFAFSHTPIISTFAVDRREKFADGAMDKCKKIMKVAYLIICLSVLFFVFSCLLSIPPSYIVTAKEQGVTILSALSMMPSSPAWLGISGIIVAIIAMSKSFLGTYFGVIEGATEIVKSSLNQVGVKKSRAFNRAISIMGVSLITFAVCCINPNAISMIYAISGPLIAMILFIMPTLSTYLIPSLKQYRSIGNLLTLIVGVLCVSVMFVG; the protein is encoded by the coding sequence ATGTCGAAAATTTGGTCAAAAGATGAGACTCTCTGGAGTTTCGCTCTCTACGGCACGGCCGTGGGCGCAGGAACGCTGTTTTTGCCCATTCAGCTGGGCTCAGCAGGCGCTATCGTCCTGTTTATTACTGCCCTCGTGGCCTACCCCTTAACCTACTGGCCGCACCGGGCGCTGGCGCAATTTATCCTGTCGTCCAAAACAAAAGGCAACGAAGGGATCACCGGCGCCGTGTCGCACTACTACGGCAGGAAAATTGGCAATCTGATCACCACGCTCTATTTCATCGCCTTCTTTGTGGTGGTGCAGATTTATGCGGTGGCCATCACCAACTCGCTCACGGAACAGCTGGCGAAACACCTGACGGTTGATACCGCCGTTCGCGTACTGGTCAGCCTGGGGGTGGTGCTGGTCCTGAATCTGATCTTCCTGATGGGACGGCATATCACGATAAAAGTGATGGGCTTCCTGGTGTTTCCGCTGATTGCCTACTTCCTGTTTGTCTCGCTCTATCTGATCGGCAGCTGGCAACCTTCGCTGCTGACCAGCCAGATGGCCGTCGATCGCCATACGCTGCACCAGGTCTGGATTTCGATTCCGGTGATGGTGTTTGCGTTCAGCCATACCCCGATTATCTCCACATTTGCCGTTGATCGTCGCGAGAAATTTGCCGACGGCGCAATGGATAAATGCAAGAAAATCATGAAGGTGGCGTACCTGATTATCTGCCTGAGCGTGCTGTTCTTTGTCTTCAGCTGCCTGCTCTCTATTCCACCGTCGTACATTGTGACCGCCAAAGAGCAAGGGGTGACGATCCTGTCCGCGCTGTCGATGATGCCTTCTTCACCGGCGTGGCTGGGTATTTCCGGGATTATCGTGGCGATTATTGCGATGTCGAAATCGTTCCTCGGCACCTATTTTGGGGTGATTGAAGGGGCAACGGAGATCGTGAAGTCGTCGCTCAATCAGGTGGGCGTAAAAAAGAGCCGCGCCTTTAACCGCGCGATATCCATTATGGGGGTGTCGTTAATCACCTTTGCCGTCTGCTGCATTAACCCGAACGCCATTTCGATGATTTACGCCATCAGCGGCCCGCTTATCGCCATGATCCTGTTTATCATGCCGACGCTGTCGACGTATCTGATCCCCTCCCTGAAACAGTACCGTTCCATTGGCAACCTGCTGACGCTGATCGTCGGGGTGCTGTGCGTGTCGGTGATGTTTGTCGGCTAA
- a CDS encoding Lrp/AsnC family transcriptional regulator — protein sequence MDSIDRKILAELQSDGRLSLTELAERVNLSLSPCHRRVRALEQSGAITGYRASLDPAKMGFNFLAIVFATLKEGDRKAVSAFEAAVEEIPQIVLAQRLFGDPDYLMHVVTRDLSAFQKLYDEKLSAMPGVQHLRSTLVMKTVVQDRPFPLDVTGRD from the coding sequence ATGGATAGCATCGATCGAAAAATTCTTGCTGAGCTACAGTCAGATGGCCGCTTATCCCTTACCGAGCTGGCTGAAAGAGTGAATCTGAGCCTCTCGCCGTGCCATCGTCGCGTGCGGGCGCTGGAGCAAAGCGGGGCCATAACGGGATACCGTGCCAGCCTGGATCCGGCTAAAATGGGGTTTAACTTCCTGGCGATCGTCTTTGCGACGCTGAAAGAGGGGGACCGAAAGGCGGTTAGCGCGTTTGAAGCGGCGGTGGAGGAAATTCCGCAGATCGTGCTGGCGCAGCGTCTGTTTGGCGATCCCGATTATCTGATGCACGTCGTGACCCGCGACCTCTCCGCTTTCCAGAAGCTCTATGACGAGAAGCTTTCCGCCATGCCTGGCGTGCAGCATCTTCGCTCTACGCTGGTGATGAAAACGGTGGTGCAGGACAGACCTTTTCCGCTGGACGTCACGGGACGAGACTAA
- a CDS encoding LysE family translocator, with product MEMSIVAGFWVVSFLLIMTPGADWAYAISAGINGRRVVPAVMGLMSGHLLATLIVVAGVGVLIAQHPLALAGLTVAGALYLLWLGITLLRHPAAPEKTTQHAGNWTQWAVKGLCISGLNPKVFLLFLALLPQFTDPTGSWSIAMQMSALGIMHLITCTLVYLLVGYGSKAVLATRPQAARLVSRTSGGLMVLIALVLLYEQVR from the coding sequence ATGGAAATGAGTATTGTGGCCGGCTTTTGGGTAGTTTCTTTTCTGCTTATCATGACCCCGGGGGCCGACTGGGCCTACGCCATTAGCGCCGGGATCAACGGCCGCCGCGTGGTACCGGCGGTTATGGGGCTGATGTCCGGGCATCTGCTAGCCACGTTGATTGTGGTGGCAGGCGTGGGGGTACTGATTGCTCAACATCCGCTGGCGTTAGCCGGGCTGACCGTGGCGGGAGCGCTGTATCTCCTGTGGCTTGGCATAACGTTGCTGCGTCACCCGGCCGCACCGGAAAAGACCACCCAACACGCGGGAAACTGGACGCAGTGGGCGGTGAAAGGGCTCTGCATTAGCGGCCTAAACCCGAAGGTTTTTTTGCTGTTCCTGGCCCTGCTTCCGCAGTTTACAGACCCGACCGGAAGCTGGTCGATAGCGATGCAGATGTCTGCGCTTGGGATCATGCACCTTATCACCTGTACGCTGGTCTATCTGCTGGTGGGGTATGGTTCGAAAGCGGTGCTGGCGACCCGACCACAGGCGGCGCGTCTGGTGAGCAGGACATCGGGAGGGTTGATGGTGCTGATAGCGCTGGTATTGCTGTATGAGCAGGTGAGATAA
- a CDS encoding GNAT family N-acetyltransferase: MDILEGHNKFYVNDANGNQVAEIVFVPTGEHLSIIEHTDVDESLKGQGVGKQLVAKVVEKMRGENRKIIPLCPFAKHEFDKTREYDDIRA, translated from the coding sequence ATGGATATTCTGGAAGGCCATAACAAGTTTTACGTGAATGATGCGAACGGTAATCAGGTCGCGGAGATTGTCTTCGTGCCGACCGGCGAGCACCTGAGCATCATTGAGCATACCGATGTGGATGAGAGCCTGAAAGGGCAGGGGGTCGGTAAACAGTTGGTGGCAAAAGTGGTGGAGAAGATGCGCGGTGAGAACCGCAAAATTATTCCGCTGTGCCCGTTCGCGAAGCATGAGTTTGATAAAACGCGGGAATATGACGATATTCGGGCGTAA
- the yjdI gene encoding 4Fe-4S mono-cluster protein YjdI, protein MDKELLDAGYRAYTGEKIDVYFNTGICKHSGNCVRGSAKLFNLKRKPWIIPDEVDVETVVRVIDTCPSGALKYRQK, encoded by the coding sequence ATGGATAAAGAACTACTGGATGCGGGTTACCGGGCCTATACCGGCGAGAAAATTGACGTTTACTTCAATACCGGGATCTGCAAACACTCAGGTAACTGCGTGCGTGGCAGCGCAAAGCTGTTTAATCTGAAACGTAAACCGTGGATTATTCCCGATGAAGTGGACGTTGAAACGGTTGTCCGCGTGATTGATACCTGCCCGAGCGGTGCGCTGAAGTATCGCCAAAAATAA
- a CDS encoding ATP-binding protein has product MKRRLSFQVKLFLALVCFSCLLLVLLGTILFHFIDRQLHHDLGQRARVQASQIALMPGLAAMVAARDIPGIARLIQPLRAESDASYIVIGDTEEQHLYHSESPERINLPMIGGDNAEVLKGKTIISVRQGGIGVSLRSKAPIFNAQHQVIGIVSVGYLTSYIANINARILWQSGLYGAGLLLLLFMFSWLFTRNLKKQMFRLEPKDIAQLVLQQRALLEAMYEGVFAVNEEKQLILINRAAREMLDIRQSEKELIGKPLEDVLQTSPGFLSQRYASVSSGRHDQIAVLNQREVIVNRVAIEVEPGVESGWVYSFRDKNDINTLSSQLSQIKRYADNLRIMRHEQLNWTATLVGLLQMKHYDEAIRYIQVQSEGAQRVLDFVSARFSSPALCGLLLGKYVSAREKGIELLFDPACQLTRMPATLNETELMSVIGNLLDNAVDATLKAPVPAPVELYISDRNQELLIEVADRGCGVEDAMKPHIFRQGFSSKPERENDIVGTEHGIGLFLVAGYIDKAGGSIEIADNTPQGTIFSVFIPNGQKHDPST; this is encoded by the coding sequence ATGAAACGCAGACTCTCTTTTCAGGTAAAGCTGTTTTTAGCGCTGGTGTGCTTCTCCTGCCTGCTGTTAGTTCTGCTGGGAACAATCCTATTTCATTTTATTGACCGGCAGCTCCATCACGATCTCGGCCAGCGCGCCCGAGTTCAGGCCAGCCAGATCGCGCTGATGCCGGGTCTGGCGGCAATGGTTGCGGCCAGAGATATCCCCGGTATCGCCCGGTTAATTCAGCCGCTGCGCGCCGAAAGCGATGCCAGCTACATTGTGATTGGCGATACCGAGGAACAGCACCTCTATCATTCGGAATCCCCGGAGCGGATTAATTTACCGATGATCGGCGGGGACAATGCGGAGGTGTTAAAGGGTAAAACCATTATTTCCGTGCGTCAGGGTGGGATTGGCGTGTCGCTACGCAGCAAAGCCCCCATCTTCAATGCGCAGCATCAGGTGATTGGCATTGTCTCGGTCGGCTATCTGACATCCTATATTGCCAACATAAATGCCCGCATTCTCTGGCAGTCCGGGCTGTACGGCGCGGGTCTTCTTCTGCTGCTGTTTATGTTCTCCTGGCTGTTTACCCGCAATCTCAAAAAACAGATGTTCCGACTGGAGCCGAAAGATATCGCTCAGCTGGTTTTGCAGCAGCGCGCGCTATTAGAAGCCATGTATGAGGGGGTATTTGCCGTCAATGAAGAGAAGCAGCTGATTTTGATTAACCGCGCCGCACGAGAAATGCTGGATATTCGGCAAAGTGAGAAAGAACTTATCGGCAAACCGCTGGAAGACGTTCTGCAGACGTCACCGGGCTTTTTATCTCAGCGCTACGCCTCGGTGAGCAGCGGCCGCCACGACCAGATTGCCGTTCTTAACCAGCGCGAGGTGATCGTCAACCGCGTGGCGATTGAGGTTGAACCTGGCGTTGAAAGCGGCTGGGTCTACAGCTTCCGAGACAAAAATGACATCAACACCCTCAGCAGCCAGCTCAGCCAGATCAAGCGCTATGCGGATAACCTGCGCATTATGCGCCACGAGCAGCTGAACTGGACCGCCACGCTGGTGGGATTACTGCAGATGAAACACTATGACGAGGCGATCCGTTACATCCAGGTACAGTCCGAAGGCGCGCAACGCGTGCTGGATTTTGTCTCCGCCCGCTTTTCCTCTCCCGCGCTGTGTGGTCTGCTGTTAGGAAAATACGTCAGCGCGCGCGAGAAAGGGATCGAGCTGCTGTTTGACCCCGCCTGCCAGCTCACCCGTATGCCCGCCACGCTCAACGAAACGGAGCTGATGTCGGTTATTGGTAATCTGCTGGATAACGCGGTGGACGCAACCCTTAAGGCACCGGTCCCCGCGCCGGTGGAGCTCTACATTTCTGACCGTAACCAGGAGCTGCTGATCGAGGTGGCTGACCGGGGCTGCGGGGTGGAGGATGCGATGAAGCCGCATATCTTCCGCCAGGGGTTCAGCAGCAAACCGGAACGTGAAAACGACATTGTGGGCACCGAGCACGGTATTGGCCTGTTTCTGGTGGCAGGATATATCGACAAGGCCGGCGGCAGTATTGAGATTGCCGACAACACGCCACAAGGGACTATTTTTTCTGTGTTTATTCCGAATGGGCAAAAGCATGACCCGAGCACTTGA